A single bacterium DNA region contains:
- the gap gene encoding type I glyceraldehyde-3-phosphate dehydrogenase, with translation MAIKVGINGFGRIGRNLLRAGIDDPAIEFVAVNDITDPNTLAHLLKYDSVHGRFDGEVKVGEGEIIVNGKSIKVLSERDPAKLPWGALGVQIAVESTGLFTKRADAEKHLTAGAKKVIISAPATDEDITMVLGVNDDKYDPIRHNIISNASCTTNCLAPVAKVLHEKFGIKSGLMTTTHAYTNDQKILDLPHKDLRRARAAAINMIPTTTGAAKAVGLVLPELKGKLDGMAIRVPTQDVSVVDLVADLEKDATAEDVNAALKAAAEGPLKGILAYTDEPLVSTDFLGDPSSSIVDGLSTKVLGKRMVKVLAWYDNEWGFSCRMVDLIKKIGARL, from the coding sequence ATGGCGATTAAAGTGGGAATCAACGGATTTGGACGCATCGGTCGGAACCTGCTTCGGGCTGGCATCGACGATCCCGCGATTGAATTCGTGGCCGTCAACGATATCACCGACCCGAATACACTCGCCCATCTTCTGAAATACGACTCGGTGCACGGGCGCTTTGACGGGGAGGTCAAGGTCGGCGAAGGCGAGATCATCGTCAACGGCAAGAGCATCAAGGTGCTCTCCGAGCGCGACCCGGCCAAGCTGCCCTGGGGCGCCCTGGGCGTCCAGATTGCGGTCGAGAGCACCGGCCTCTTCACCAAGCGCGCGGACGCCGAAAAGCATCTGACCGCGGGCGCGAAGAAAGTGATCATCTCGGCCCCGGCGACGGACGAGGACATCACCATGGTCCTCGGCGTCAACGACGATAAATACGACCCCATCCGGCACAACATCATCTCGAACGCGAGCTGCACGACAAACTGCCTGGCGCCCGTGGCCAAGGTGCTTCACGAAAAATTCGGCATCAAATCCGGCCTGATGACGACGACCCATGCCTATACGAACGATCAGAAGATTCTGGACCTGCCCCACAAAGACCTTCGGCGCGCCCGGGCGGCGGCCATCAACATGATTCCCACCACGACGGGGGCCGCCAAGGCGGTCGGGCTGGTTTTGCCCGAACTCAAGGGCAAACTCGACGGAATGGCGATCCGGGTCCCCACCCAGGATGTTTCGGTGGTCGATCTGGTGGCCGATCTGGAAAAGGACGCCACGGCGGAAGATGTGAACGCCGCGCTCAAAGCGGCGGCAGAGGGTCCGCTCAAGGGGATCCTGGCCTATACGGATGAGCCGCTGGTCTCGACCGATTTTCTCGGAGATCCTTCCTCCTCGATCGTGGACGGCCTCTCCACCAAGGTGCTTGGAAAGCGGATGGTCAAAGTCCTCGCATGGTACGACAACGAATGGGGCTTTTCCTGCCGAATGGTTGATTTGATCAAGAAAATCGGGGCTCGTCTCTAA